GACAGCACTGAAGCGAAAAAGAGGTCAAAAACCTTGATCGAATATTTGGACAAAAAGCTGAAGTGTGAAGAACCACCACAACAAATTAAAGACAGGATTCTCCGGGCAAAATTCCTTCCAGCTCTACAGAAACCACAGTCCTTCCCCCTCTCTTGGAAGGGAAATCAAATACGAGATGGAAACAGGCAAGTCATTGTGGCGCCATCGGAAAGCTTTttgaagaaggaaaagtatttaGTGTGTTGCAGTGAGGTCCTAATAGACCTTCACATACCAGAGGTTGTTCAAGAATTGTTGATGTTGAACAGCAAGAAGCCAACTGTAAAGCATGTAATGGTTCAACTTAACGAGGCAATTAATGCTGTCTCAAGTGGCTCTGGATCTGAAGAATTGAGGAAGACTTGCTTGAAATCCTACAAATATCTACAAGAGGCTCTTAAAGATAATCAAggagaaattttgcatttacTTAAAGAGAAAGAGTTCATTTTGGTGGGAAGGAATTTCTGTAGTGCAAAACAAATTGCGTTCAATTTGGACACAGATTGCTCACCTTATTTGCAAAAGGTTCCTGATGAACTAGTCAGAACGTGTTGGAACTTTTTGAAAGCAGTTGGCGTTAGAGATGTTTTCTGTGCGAAAGATTTCATTGATTCTTTGGAGTGCATTAAGCACGAATTTGGAGAACAAGAGCTAGACAGGCAGTCGCTTCTTGTCGCTGTTCGTTTGGCAACACAATTAGAAAAATCCCTTGAAGATCATGAAGTTACCATTCCTACTGATAAGAAGAGAAAATCTATCTATCTCCCCAACTCTGATGGAGTGATGCAGCTGGTGAAGGATCTTTGTTTCAACGACTGCCAATGGATCTCTAAAGTTAATAATGTCAAGTTAGTCAGTCCAAAAATCCCACCCTCAACAGCTACCATGCTTGGAGTCAAAACTTTAAGGCAAGAAGCTTTGCAAAAACAGACTCTCGGGATATCGTTTGGTCAAAGAGAGAAACTTACAAACCGCTTGAAACGCATTCTCACTGGCTATCCCTGTGGTAAGGAACTATTAAAAGAACTAGTACAGAATGCAGATGACGCAATGGCAACAGAGGTTTGTTTTGTTAAGGATCCTCGCACCCACCGAAAGAAATACATTTTTGACCCTTGCTGGGAGCCACTACAGGGTCCAGCATTGTGCGTGTACAACAACAAACCTTTTAAGAAGGTCGACATTGAGGGTATACAAAATCTAGGACAGGGCAGTAAAGGTGACGATCCAAACAAAACAGGCCAGTATGGCGTGGGCTTTAATGCCGTCTATCATTTGACAGATGTGCCTTCTTTCATGTCTCAAGGAGAGGAGATTGGTGAAGTTTTATGTGTGTTTGATCCACATTGTCAGTATGTACCTGACGCCAACCCTCAAGAACCAGGAAGAATGTACAATACCGAGGACATGAAGGAAATGTTTCCAGATGTATTTTCATGTTACCTAGGAGACTATTTTCCCCTCAGGAATTCAACAATGTTTAGATTTCCGCTTAGAACGCAAGCAATGGCGGACAACTCTCAGCTATCAGAAACCGAATTTACACTGAATGATCTGAGTAAATTAATGAAAGCACTGCAGAGTGAGCTTTTTGAGGTGCTTCTTTTCCTACACAGCGTGAAAAAGATCACGTTGTGCGACTTAGATGAGAGTGGGAATGTGGTGAATACGTACTCCGTGGAAGCAGTAATGTCCGATGAGGATTCAGTAAAACAGGAGGAATTTAACAGTCACAGAAAGGAGATGGGAGAGGAGATGAAAATAAGTGGATTTCCCACCAAAGTAGAGACGTGCTCATGCTCTTACGTAATAAACTTACACGATAGTTTGGGAAACAGGGAGACATGGTTCATTGTTCAGCAGCTGGGGTTTGAAAACAATGTTCCAAAAAGTGTTGTTGAAGCTTACAAGAGACACGATCTTGGAATGCTTCCTCTGGGAGGAGTTGCTTGTCTCTTGGAGCAGCCATCAAGAGGGAGAAAAAAGATGTTAGCCCACAGCAAGAAAAAAGCATTTTGCTTTCTGCCACTTCCCGTAGCAACTGGTCTTCCAGTACACATAAATGGTCACTTCGCACTAGACCATGAAGCAAGACGAAACATGTGGCGGGATGAAACGGGTGGATACCGAACGGACTGGAATGAAGCCTTGTTAAATGACATAATAGCACATTGCTATTTAAAGCTCTTAGCAGAGGTGCGTAGCCTGTACCGTCCCAGCCTCGTCCAGGGAGCAGTACCTCTGAATGGTGCCGAACAGGATCTAGTGGAAACACTTGAGGACTACGAGAATTTGTTTCCAAAAAGAGTCAGTCAAGCGAACGATGATTATTGGGTGTTGCTTGTAAAATCCTTGTATcgaaaaatgaatgaaaagcaGATGCGCCTCCTTCCAGTAGTGAGGGATGAACCAAACAAGCAGCAAGTGGAAATAACGTGGCTCCCACCAGGAGGGTCTGGAAAGGACCAAGCTTTCTTCAATAATCTCAAATCTGATAGGAGATCCAAAGAAGACAACCACGAAGAGAAGTCTTTGTCAGAGATTTTGATTCAATTGGGTTTCAACCTCGTGCGTTTTTCGTTATCTATTTGGGATGCGTTGATCGAATCTGGTGTAACTGCCAGCTGTGTATCACCTTCGTCGGTGATGACTTTTCTAAAGGGCCATAGTTGTCAAGATAGTCATTGCAGTATTGGATTCATACCAACTGATGTCAGCAATACGCCTTTGTTGACTGAAAAAGGCGTTGAAAAGGTGCTACGATACTGCAAGGACGCTAAAGGCTTCCTCGATAACTTATCTGGTCTCCCCTTACTTCTTACCCAAGACAACGTCCTTCGCGTGTTTGACTCAAGTAGTCCCAGATTTTTATCGCAGTACCATGACATTTTGCCACAGTGTAAGGAGATGTTTGTTCACGATCGACTGAGACTGAGTATATTTCATGATCAAAGAAGTAAGCTTGCCTATGTGTTTAAACCCTTTAACGTTAAAGGTTTTGCAACATATTTGCATCACACACTGCCACCATTATATCGCGGAAGAACTAATTATGTTAGCTGGTGTCCAGATAAGCGTTCCGATGCTGAGCCAAGTCGACTTTGGATTTTCAGAGTATGGAGCTTTCTAAATGAAATCGTGACGGCTAAGGAGTTAGAGATGGGAGGCTCAAGATGCATTCAGGAAGAGCTAGAACCCTTGCTCAGTTGGAGTATTCTTCCAGGGAAAACGCAAAGTCCAGCGTTGCAAGTTAGTAGCATCTTAGACTTTACTATCCCGCAGACAGCTAGAGTTCTGGTTCCCTTGAAGTTGGGTAAATCAATTCTAGATTGCACTTACTGGGAAATGGCCCTAATGCATAAGCCTCTTGTCCGCGTACTCCGAAAGCTGAGTCCTCCCGAGCTTGATACATCTGTTTTCGGTGACAGTTCGTACACGCAGCTTGCGTCTCTGGCACGAAATTTCATCGCCTCGTTAGAAATTCCGGAATCCCTCCTCTACGCTCTTAATCATTGGATGACAACTCATCCCAACTGTCTGAGGGATAAATTGAGTCCTAACGACTGCAGGACattactgaaatatttcagtGAAAATGCAAACACCCTGAAGTCTACCAACGCTGAGAGGGAAATCTTAAGAAGGCTCCCATTTTATCTTTCGACCCACGGCAATCTCATCAGTCTTGACAACAAGCCAATTCGCCTTCTACCGAGTGGAATCCCAAGAGATGAAATAAGCATTTTACAAAGGGAAGTCAATGTTCTTTTTCTGGAATGTGTTGAAGGTCTCTCCAACCTTTATGACTTTTTGAATTTTGATACAGTCTCTCGAGTTAACGTGTACTGTGAGTTCATCTTCCCACACTTCAAGCTCTTTAGCAAGGAAGCAAGAGAAATGCATCTGAAATATGTTGGAGAAGTTGTTTTAGCAAGTATTTTCACGACTGATGAtgacaaattgaaaataataaactgTCTAAGGATATCGGAAGTTGTCACCCTAGAGGATGGTTCTTTGAAAACAGCCGATTGTTTTTACGACCCTTTGAACGATATATTTCAGATTATGCTTCCTGAAGACAAATTTCCACCGTACCCTTACAGGTCATCGTTGTGGTTGCCTTTTATGAAGAAGATTGGAATGGTGCATGAAGTGTCTCCCACCTTATTCAAGAAATTTGCCAAGGACATTGCTAGAGAAGCCTCTGTGCAACCTACCGAGAAAACAGACCGAAAGTCTAAAGTGCTTGTTTCGCGTCTGTTCACCCCACCACATGTGAATAATGCAAGTCTTCTGCAAGATATTAGTGGAATTCGCTTCGTGATGTCAGATTCTGTTCGTTCTGACCTGCTACAATTACATTCACAGTATGAAGATCAGCATAGCCATTACATTTCATTCAATGACTCTGTTGTTGATGAATTTACCGAGACTGTGTGGACAGTAGCACATCTTCTCCCGCATTGGGCGCACCCGAGATCTCACGGTCTCCAAGACAACTTTCTCCTTTCAAAACTTAATGTTTTGTCAAAGCCTAGCCcggaaatggtcatttcacacTGCTCTGTTTTATGTTGTcatttggcaaaacaaaacgGTGACATGATTTCCGAAAATGAAATTGCCACCAGAAAGTCAGTCATGGGAGAGGTTTACAAATTTTTCAATGAGAACCTTGGTTCAAGTTATGACCTGAAGGAGAAGCTCGAAAACGTACCGTGCATCTTGGTTGAAGATGGAAGGAGGTTTGTGCTGGCTAAGCAAACTGTGCTTAACCTTCTCGAGGAGGATGAGATACCTCCCTTTCTTTTCCGAGTGCCTATCGAATTTGGAGCCTATCACTTATTTTTTCAGAATCTCGGGTGTTCAAAATCCGCAGAAACGTCTCACTACGCGTTGGTGTTAGAAATGGTGTACAAGCAGTGCAATGGAAGAAAGCTCCTTCCCATGGAAGTTGAAAGCTCCTTGAAGGCAGTAAGAGGTCTCTTTGAAAGGCTCGAAGGTGTTTCAGGGGAGGACGTTCCTCTCCCAAGTGTGTACTTGCCAGCTGTTTATCGATTCAACAACGGTTCCATCGGGAATCCATCTGCAACCTTGCACAAGTCCACTGATCTCATTTTCGATGACGCACCCCGGTATCGAAGCCGAATTGGAAATTTCAATGAATTGTTTGTAGTGGACCTAAAGAAGACGGGACTTCAGTGCACAACATTGACGAACTACAGAGATTACATCGTCCTCCTTCCAAGCGAATCTCGACCAAAGATGCTATCAGATGAAGTGAAGGAAACGCTCGTTCATCAGCTTGATTCTGAAAATGGTGATTGCATAGCTGAGTCATTAAAAGCGCAACTTTGTTCAGAGCAGTttatttatggaattttaaGGCTAATGCGCCACGCAAACCTGGACAAACCACATCTGGTCGAAACTGTCAGTACTACATTAGAAGCAAAACTGAGAAGCATCCGGATAATGGGAAGACCGAAAATTGAAACCCATCTCATACACAAAGGCGATCTTATACCAGGAAGCCAGATGGAAGTGGCCTACTTTGTTGACAAGACAGTAGATGGAGACGAAGCCGTGTGGAAGCTGTATATCAATGCAGAAGCAGAAGAAGATCATAGTAAAATATGTTTGGCCTTAACCCAAGTTATAGCCGAGGCATGTGAAGGGCTGCTACTCGATGCAGTGGCTTATGTCACAGAGATGTTACGCACAGACCCCGCCAAGATATGGTCAGTATTAGACGACATGGGAATTCGCCAAGACGACTCTTACGATCCTTTAGATGGCAATTTGTTACCTCAACCGGGAAATTTTATTCCAATTGAAGACCATCACCTATTGAACGAAGCATTTGAAGAGTTTTCTCAAGGGGAATATGTTGGCTTAGAATTGGAGGATCCTAGTTTCGAGCAGAAGGATGGAGATGCTACCTTCATTTACGCTATCATAACTGGGGAAGTAGAAGGCCAAAAGGATGCTACCCTGTATACTAAACTTTATCTTGTCAAAGTAGATCGCGACAGAGAACCCCAGCCAAAGGAATCAGCTGATTTGTACAAATTTCATCGTATTCAATCAattgaagcctacgaagagcgAACCTGCTTCTCAGGTGAACAGAAATCTGAAATTTTGGCGCATGTAACTGAGATGTTGGAGAATACATTTCGTTTGCCCGAGCGGAGGCGAAGGAAAATCATCAAGCGATTATGCCTACAATGGCATCCTGAGAAGAGTCGCAAAGACGAAGCATTTTGCCACCAGGTTTTGCAGCATTTAAAGAATGAGGTGGCAAGATTGAAGCAGGTTGAGCTACAACGAACAGGCTCCGAATCTGAAAGCAGCCAAGAAAAGGCATACGAGGCTTTCTTTGACTTGTGGACAGCACGTGCCCGTAGACATCATGCTTCAAGACAGTCTTACAGAAAACATTATGAAGCTTCTGGTGGTGCATCAATGATCCAGAGAAGGAAGTCTGAAATCCCGCCGAGTTTTTCAACGAAGAACCCTCAGCCGGGTGAGGCAAGCCGCTGGTTCAGACAGGCTGAAGCCGATTTAAGAGCTGCCGAGAAGGATTTGATGACTGGCAATCCGTCCTACGAGTGGGCGTGCTTTAAGAGCCACCAGGTGAGGGGACTCATTCACGCATTTTGCGCCTTGTTTGCAATTGAAGGATTtacatttaaaaaagaaataaatgagtAGAGAGAATTTATAAGGTTCCTTTCCGAAAAATAATGATCAAGCCCTTAAAAACAAGCATAATGGAAAGAAAAGAACTTTCACTGCATAAAGCTGAGATAAACCAGTAACGTTTCTCCACTGGCCTGTAGAGGTTTCCTAAAACTAGGATCTTGACCCGGTGGGTAGGATATGTTCTTTCTTGAACCAGACTATTGTTACTTATTTAcgagaaaaggaaaggaaaaggaaaacgaaaacCTCCTGCTGCACATCGTCGATACCAGATTTGACCTCAGTGTTTCTGAGAAGTCTTCAAGTAGACGTTAATTACGTCAATATTCTCGCCACATGTTCATGTTTAGGAGATCGGGGTTACtattcatttcatttatttccaTTTGTCTAGGCAGCAGAAAAGGCGCTCAAAGCTGCTCAATTTGCAGATGATGCTTTCAGGACTCGTGCTCATAGTCTTGTGAGGATTGTCTTCGGTTTGGGTGACTCAGAATTACTCGAATTAGCAAGGAAACTGGAGAACCTTGTGGTGGATTCTACGCGCATGCGCTACCCGGACAGAGTCTCCTATCCTCAGATTCCTAACGAGGTATACAGTGGCGAGACGGCAGAGACGGCTTATGAATTAGCCAGAAAGATTGTGGATAAAGTCAGGGAGAAAGTTGCAAAGTTGTAGTGTTCAGTTTCTCGTTGGAAGCCTGCTAGAGTCAAGGGACGCAAAATTAATgcgtctctctctctctctgtgcAATTGGTTTACTTATCAGAAACTCCTCTTGCCGTCATCCCCTCGCATTTAATTTACCTAAGACATGAATGCATTACAGGGCCTACTTACCTTTTGGAGAAACCATGTACAACAAGAGAAACAGTAAGACAATATTCGTACGATTAAAAGCCCGTGTTGTTTTGGTCGAGCGGTTTTCATTGACTATCGATATCGCAAAACAAATACCAAGGTAACCACTCCATTCAATCGGGATAGGAACAAACAGCGACGAACCAATGATAGTTCCTAAAAATTACCTGGTTTCGGTTTTGTGTATCATTGGTGAAAAAATTGGTGGGCTTTAagagccaatcactaagcgtagcaatagCTGTCACTTTATTTCTTTCCACGATCATTTAAAAAGTTCAATTACTTTCGTTTCAGCCTTTATGACTTTGTTAGTTTTTGTATGTGTTCGTTTGCGAACATTGTTGTTTGAAGTAATAGAAAAAGTGTATGGGTAAATGCCTATAGAGTGGCAAAAACGACCAAGCTGCACATCTTTATTTGGGCGTGGTTAAGCTCTTTGCGGGCCGTTTccactgtttttatttttctaggATTTTAGACTTTGAGCCATGAGTTTTAACAAATAGTATGTCTTAAAATATTCATAGTGTTCTTAGCTTTAACCGGTAGTCGTTACTGAGGTAAAAATTAGAACTTAGTTCTATTTTCAAGCAACTGTCTTTTGTAGAATATAGGCACTTGAAGAAATTTCTGTAAGAGAGTGTATCCAGTTGTTTACCGCAGCTTCGTTATTATTAGATATGCATGGTGACATTCGCATTAGATCCCACTGCTTGACTAAGAGTGATTTTAAATGATCTTATAATTGTAGTTTTAAATAGACTTGTGTAAATCAATCCGTTTCATTAAAAGCAAAGCTAGTTTGCTGAAAAAATTCGATGGATTTCTTTTTCGTGGCTGCGGACAATTTGCAATTTATTTCAGAGGATATTCTTTCTTTTGCCTACCATGTTAACGAGGCGGAATTTGATCGTATTGGCGGATTTCTGCTGTCTgaaagcaaggtggacacagGCTAATCATCCTTAGGGATTGACAGTCACCCGTTACATGTACGTATTAACAGAACCATATTACCCGGGTCGTGTAAACCTTGTGCATGAAAAGGTGGGAAATTAACTTATCGAAGGTCAGACGGGTATACCATTCTTGCTGCTGCCAAGTTGAGACGGTTTTCTCAAGCTTCAGAGATGaccaaagaatgtttttcaTCGATATGAATGCAATTAGAAATTTGAAAAGTCTTAATCTTTCTTTGTatcactttattcaactaaatGATCAAAATTGTGGGTGCAACAATTGATTATTAAATTAAGAACGAAACATTTCAGAGAAGGCTTTCTGGACATTCACGGTCAGattgtttgaaaatctggttTTACCAAACGTGTGCTTTAAAGTCGAGTTGCCGCCGTTAAAGTTTTGGAAAGTGGAactggaaagctgacgtttcgagtgttagccctttgtcgcATAGAATAGAAAAGGGCTATTCCAACAATTTCCACGATTATGAATGATTGTTCAGTGTACCaatattgaaaagaaagagatcGTCAATGCTGTTTATTGTTGGGGTCATCATATAGCATCTTTCACGGACTCATGTTTGTAGTTGAACATCCTTTCCTGATCATTAACGTTTAGGTTAATCGAATTAACTCATAAGCGATAAAATGCATGAAGAAAGTTACAATGTCCATCCTTTCATTAAAAATTTAGCTCAATAGGGATCCATATGATCTCAAGAAAGGACTGATGTTGACAAAACTACTACTAGTGCAATACCAACTGAACAAAATCAAAGGTCGGTGGAGTCCTGTTGCGATCAGCTTCCTTGAAACACACCACccagctttttgtttttatgagaCGTATCAGTTGAAGACACTTGGAATAAATGGACACTTATTCACTTAACTTGTCGAAAGATCTTCATGAGGTATATTGTAGTCGACCACGCACAtgtaatttctttagttatcgATTAACCAAAAAAGATACCAACCAATCCAGCGAAATCAAAAGGCAGCGAAGACGAAATTCGTATAGAAAAATCATAAATGAAAAATGGGTCATATTTTGAATGCAATAAGGTCAGACATTTCTTTTATTAGGTCAGTAACATGCCCATTAAGGCTTTTAAATCAAGACAGTTACTACTTTGACTGATTTATCCGATGTGCCTAAGTTTGCAACGGACTCGCACTTGGTTGTCCTTATAAACCTATGTCAGTGGTTTGCCTGTGGGTTAAACGTGCCATCAGTGATCAGTCTTTCATCACAGTTTTGGTTTCTTCAAGCTGTCAAGGTGAAAAAGAAGTTTCATTTGAATGCAATTCCTAAACAAATCCCTCTTATAAAGGAGTCTCTCAATGGTGTTAGCTGTTAGCCGTAAACGTAAAATGAAATTAACCTTTGGGCGTGAAAATGTCAACAACGACAGAAAAAGTGGCAATGATGTCTACTAGGACCACACAAGGGacgttctttgtttttcatgttaGTTAACCATGACGGGAAAAAGATTACCGTTcgctgttatttttttttttacctttagCCGTCAAAGCTACCCTCTCATTGAGACCCTCATAAAGGATAAAAAGGTTTAATCCCTAAGCTTAATAGTGAGCGATTTTATAAGCAAACATGTCAAAGGTCAAATGATagcttattattgttattgtctaTGGCCATTGTTGATATTCGATAACGTGCTTTTTTGTCGTTTTGGAAGGTTCGCTAAAGAGTAGAGAGACGAGGATACAGGGCTTAAACAAAACATGACGCCAAATTGCTCATATTTAAATTCTATGAACTTATACGTGATTTTTGTCGGTATAACAGGATTCTGTTTAAACATCTTCACCGGAATTGTGTGTTGCACGAAGATTCGTAAACAAGGTCTTCAAAGCAGCAAggatgttttgtttatttctcttgttcTGATGGATGTTCTTACAGTCTCCGTTCCGTTGCCAATTTATTTGTCGATGTTCGAGGCTTGCTCCAATGGTCAGCCGACGAACTTAATGGAGAGGTCAACGATCTGTGAGATTTTCTACCTAATGTTCGTGTGGTTGAAGCTATCTTCGTTGTTTGTGATAACGACCTTGAATTACTCTTCCTATCTCGCCATAACGGCGAAAGGAATTTATCGAAGCTTGGGGGAAACCTTATCAGCTTCGATGGCTTGTTCCAGACATCGACAGAATCatcgagaaaagaaaaagtcagTCGTCGTGATTGCAAATCTGGTTGTTGGGATTGCTATCGTTGCTTTCACAATCGCTTCGTTTCCTTACGTTGGTCTCGGTCCAGATGGTGTCTCCGCGCTGTTAAAGGACGATTCACGCTCAAATTCAAGCATCAGCAAATTCATGTGCTCTCTAGATCGATTCAGCTATCCGAAGAAGAGCAAAGAATACACATTTCTATTCGCCGTGCTCATGAGTAGTGCAGCTTGTTGTCTGCTACAGGTTGTCCATAATATTTTGAGCTTCTTCAGTTGTGTGCCATCTTCATTCCGTGATGTCTCGACCGCGTGTGCGTCCACAACTTTTGCGATTTACAACCGAAGAATAGGACAAGAGAGAGAATTTGCCAAACTGATCTGCGTGTTGGGTGTAAGTTTCCATTTGACTTGGATACCAGTCATGGTGAGTCACTCGAGCATCTTTTTACTTAAATggattgctttttattttgaattaaaacTAACTTAGTTCTATGAAAACAGAGCCTTAAGATCCGCTTTCTCGTGAAGACGCTTAATTAAAGAAATgtttaaacaaaaaacaacgcTTTCAAAAATCCATTGTAGCATTCCATTACGTTTATCTGATATCTAGACCGTCAGTATCGTTTGCTCACCTCTTTGAGTGAATTATACAGTTAGTGTTATTCTATTTCACGGTTGAGTGAACGGGTGGACGGCTTTCTCTAATATTAGTTCAATTTGTTATGGCTACAGCGAagcttttcttttgccttgatttgttcatttgtttttctttctttattttttttcggaAATGTGACAAAAACGTGAAGGATTTCATATATGCATTGGACGATTTTTCGTCTCAAGTGAGTCAGCAGGAAAACCGTAAATATTCCCTCTGGGCCTGAATCCGCTGACGCCTCCTAGGTGGCCTCGGTTTTTGTGACAAAGTCGCAACTTTAGCGTTGAAAAAATTGTACAGGTCGATGCCTTTCAGGGctgaaaaaaatttgaacagGCCGATGGGTCAGTGTGTCCCTTAGTTAATGTAACATTACCTGAATAAATATGCTATGCAAACGCCAGAATAGATGATATTTAGATATCATGATCTCGGTGATGCCAATAAAAAAAACTCTCTCCAGAAGAGACTAGAATACTGTGAAACAGTATAAGTTATCTACGAGACATTAATCTATCAACTTAGAGCTGACTAAAAGCATTGATTGTGTTGTACGAATCAAACCTCCTCGGGTTGCCATGCTAGACCGAAGTCATGGCTAATGCATCTTTTCTTTGCTAAAAATTTCGGTTCGTTGAATTAAAGtgggcaaaaaaacaaaacacaaattaaCGTTCCAGCCCAGTGTACCGTCACCAAAATGAGTCAGGTCGCCTAATGTAAAGAGGCTTAAGAGTATGGTATAAAGTGCATATTTTAAttataacaatgataataacagtaatgatgctaataatattaataataacaaaaacaaacttaatgGAATGGGGAAATGATATAAATACGGAccgaagagaaaaaaaagggaaaaaaaccaCGATGTTGTGAGACCGTAATAAAAAATACAGTGTGATCGTCATATTGCTCGTCATCGAGCGTCTCGTGGTATTCGTGAGGGGATAATGGAAAAGTAATCGACATTTACCAATATTCTTTCTTTAGGTTGCTATTGGCTGTATAATGTCAGGCTCCCTGGTTTCTATTGAATTCTCCCAATACGTCATAGCTGCCTCGTTATTGCCACCATGCCTCGACCCAGTTTTCTTTGTTATCTTTCTGACGGATTTCAGAGAGGTCTCTATGGTCGTGTTAAACTTCCTTCCTGGTAAATTCATCCGACTGTTTAAAGGTTCGTATTCCTTCGCTCGCTGTAATATCACTGTGTGAATGCCTGAATGTTGGAATGACGCAGGTATACCCTTATGTGAATTGTTGTACTCATCGTTGCTTGTCAACGGATGAAGGAACAATTTGAGATTAACTAAAGAATTATGAAAATAACCATCATCACATCATTTCACGCACGAATACGTTATTTGTTATTCCATCAACTTTTGATATCTCATATTGAATGAAACATCACTTAATCAATCTCTAAATATAAGTGGGACATATTAAGCGACCCAGCTCATTAGAAATTCGTCTGGTTCAATGAGTATAGAGCATCCGAACAGCGTAACGGAGAGCGTAGTCCAAGGTTCCTCTCTCTCCCGATTCCAG
The nucleotide sequence above comes from Acropora muricata isolate sample 2 chromosome 12, ASM3666990v1, whole genome shotgun sequence. Encoded proteins:
- the LOC136891773 gene encoding uncharacterized protein, which gives rise to MTPNCSYLNSMNLYVIFVGITGFCLNIFTGIVCCTKIRKQGLQSSKDVLFISLVLMDVLTVSVPLPIYLSMFEACSNGQPTNLMERSTICEIFYLMFVWLKLSSLFVITTLNYSSYLAITAKGIYRSLGETLSASMACSRHRQNHREKKKSVVVIANLVVGIAIVAFTIASFPYVGLGPDGVSALLKDDSRSNSSISKFMCSLDRFSYPKKSKEYTFLFAVLMSSAACCLLQVVHNILSFFSCVPSSFRDVSTACASTTFAIYNRRIGQEREFAKLICVLGVSFHLTWIPVMVAIGCIMSGSLVSIEFSQYVIAASLLPPCLDPVFFVIFLTDFREVSMVVLNFLPGKFIRLFKECGLLFKKPKKIITTSTTVSLLSEGGRQVKDNEKTNEL